The DNA segment ACGCGGGCCCACGGGCCTTCGTCGAGCAGCAGGTAGTTGCCTTCGACGATGATCAGCCGGTGCTCGGGCTGAATGTGCATCGCTTCGGGGATCGGGTCGTGCAACACGCGGGAGTACACGGGGGCGAGCACAAGCTGATCGGCTTTCCGCAGGGCTTGGAGCGTCATGACGAAGCGGGCGACATCGAACGTCGGGGGCGAACCCTTGCGCGGTCGAAGTCCTCGGGCGTCGAGCTGGTCATTGCGGAAGTGGAATCCGTCGAGGGAGAGGACGAGGCCGCCGAGCGGATGGGCCAGTTGATGGGCGAAGGTGGACTTTCCGCTGCCGGGCGGGCCGGTGAGGCCGATCATGAGTCGGGGCTGCGCCAGGGCGGCGAGACGAGCGTTGATTTGCTCGACGATACGTTGCATGACTAGAGCATATCCGAAGACGAGGCGGGCGCGGTCATGTTTTGTGGGATTTGGGTTGATCGACGTGGCCCGGCGCGCGATGATGAGGGGACGATTCACCTCACGCAGATGGAGTCACGCAAGATGAAACGATCGATCCCGTACCTGTGCGTGCTGGCGGCGCTGATCGGGGCGGCGGCGTTGTGGGCGGACGAGCCGCGCTGGCCGTTCACTTCCATCAAGGCCAAGAGCGCGGCGGTGCGGTATGAGAAGACGGTCAAGACGGCGGATGCGGATCACAACCGCGCGCTGGACACGGCCCGCAAGGAGTTCATCGCGGACCTGAACGAAGCGATGGTCGATGCGACGAAGGCGGGTAATCTCGAAGAAGCGATACGCATCAAGGACGCGAAGGAACAGCTCTTGGGCGCGGAGAAACCTGCCGGCGCTCCGGCAACCGCGCCTGCAGCCGGGACCGCCGCCGACAAGACCGCGCTGACGAGCCGGCTTGTCGGCTCGAAGTGGCGACAGGATGACCCGAACCTCACGGAGTGGCTCCTCGCGGAGAACAACGTGGCGGTGGCGGCCTCGGGGCGAAAGGGCGTCTGGCAGGCGATCAACAACTGCACCATCTGTGTGAAGTTCGAACAGTTCTACGTGATGTCCGTCAACGATGACATGGAGTCGGGCACGGGGTACTCGACGCAGGGCAAGTCGTGGGCGACGCATCGTATGAAATGAACGGATCGATCAGAGTCGATCGGCGATGAGACTGGCCAGTTCGGAGCGTTCGGATTTGGCGAGCATGACGTGCCCGACGATGCCGACGCCTTTCATGGCCTCAACAAGATACGAGAGTCCGTTGGACGACCCATCGAGGTAGGGGTTGTCGATCTGTCGGACGTCGCCGGTGAGGATCAGCTTCGTGCCTTCGCCGACGCGAGAGGCGATGGTTTTGACTTCGTGGGGGGTGAGGTTCTGGGCTTCGTCGACGATCATGAACTGATTGGGGATGGACCTGCCTCGGATGTAGGTCAGGGGTTCGAGGACGATCTGGCCGGAGTCGATGAGGGCTTTGATGCGCTGCTCGGGGGTTTTGGATTCAGCGTGCTGCGAGCCGGCGCCGCGGGTGGAGAGCAGGTACGTAAGGTTATCGAAGATCGGCTGCATCCATGCCGTCAGCTTGTCCTCGACGTCGCCGGGCAGATAGCCGATGTCGCGGCCCATGGGCATGATCGGCCGGGCCACGAGCACGCGGTCGTACCGCTGCTCGTTGAGCGCCTTGGCGAGTCCGGCGGCGAGTGCGAGGAGCGTCTTCCCCGACCCGGCGGTGCCCAGCAGGGTGACGAGGCGAATCTCGTCATCGAGCAGCAGGTCCAGCGCCATGGTCTGCTGCACGTTGCGGGCGAAGATGCCGAAGACGCTTTTGCGCGGCGCGGTGACGGGGATGAGGTGATTCGTTTCGCCAAGCCGACGTCCGAGGCCCGTGTGCGACGGGTCGAGGTTGTCGTGGAGCATGGCGAACTGGTTGGCCTGGAGTTTGATCGGCTGCGGCTTTCCGGCGGGCGCGTGCTGCTCGGCATCGGGGTCCGCTTCGGGCCGGGGCAGGTACGGCTCGATGTCCGAGAGCGGAATCTGCTTTTCTTCGTAGAGCTGATTGATGAGGGCGGTGTCGACGTTGAGCGTGACATACCCGGTGTACAGACGATCGGCGTCGACCTTCTGGGCCTCGAAGTCCATCGTGGGGATGCCCAGCGCATCGGACTTGATGCGGGCATTGATGTCCTTGGAGATGAAGACCGTGCGGTCGCCGCGCTTCATGTGTTGATAAGCGACGGAGATGATGCGGTTGTCGGGCGTCGGATTGCGCAGCGCGGCGGGGGGGTCGTTGACGGCGAAGTCGATCTTCACGGTGCCGCCGTGCCCGTTCCAGCGCACGCCATCGCTGAGCTTCCCCTTGCGGCGAAGACTGTCGAGATGGCGAATGACCTGGCGGGCGTTGCGGCCGACGTCGTCGTTCTGCTTCTTGAAGGCGTCGAGTTCTTCGATGACGACGAAGGGGATCACCACTTCGTTGTCAGCGAACATGAAGAGCGATTCGGGATTGTGCAGAAGGACATTGGTGTCGAGGACGAAGACTTTACGTTCGTTGTCTGGGGCCGCGTCGGATGAAGCTGGCGTCACGGATGTATCTCCCACACGAGTCTGACGTCGATCCGCCGCCGTGCAGTGTAACTGATCCATCCGGTCAAGGCACAGCCCTCCCGCATCGGGCGCTTAGTCCTCTTCGAGTTTGCCGGGCGGCACGAAGTTGCTCACATCGTGGTCGCTGAAGGTGCACATGTCTTCATGGCGGAGCTGATTGGCGGGGACGCCGAGCATGCCGAGGATGTAGGGCTCGATGACGGCCTGGCCGCCGACGAGATACAGATCGCTCTGGACGGCCCGGCAGAAGCGGATGATGATCGGTTGCGAACCGATGACGTAGTCCTTGGTGGCGAAGCGGACGCGCCACATGGTGCACGGCTCAAGGAACTGGTTGGAGAGGAAGCCCACGCCGCCGCGGCTGATGTCGCGCAGCAGAATGGGGATCGGATGCTCAAGCTCCATTTCGTCGATGGGCTCAAGCTTCGCTTCGCCGCGCACCACGAATCGCTGGTAGCGGCGCTGCACTTCGACGGGCGGATCCTTGCGATGCTCATCGAGCTTCGCAAGCATCTCCATCAGTTCCTGCGGCTTGGTCGTCGACATGTCGTTTGCTCCTGCAGTCATGGCAGGCTCCTCATAGTTACGGCCCGTTGCGGCGGCGGACATGGCCGAGGCAACGCGAACCCGGTTACGGCGGATATTCCTATCATCGACAAATCAGCCAAATGCCTTCAATCAGGGCATCACCTTACCCCCGCCAATCGCAAAAAACGCCGTTCCTATCGGACGGGGCGACGACGGCCAAATAAAAACCCCCGGCATTGCCGGGGGTTGGCGTTAAGCGGGAAACGACTGCCGAGAGATCACATTTTCAACGCCGCCTGAGCCGCCGCCAGCCGGGCGACCGGCACGCGGAACGGGCTGCACGAAACGTAGTTCAGGCCGACTTTCGCGCAGAAGGCGATCGAAGCCGGGTCGCCCCCGTGCTCGCCGCAGATGCCGCACTTGAGCTTGCCCTTGGTGCTGCGGCCCTTGCGCACCGCCATATCGACAAGCTGCCCCACGCCCGACTGGTCCAGCGACTGGAACGGATCGATGGGCAGAATCTCCTGCTTGATGTAGTCGGGCAGGAACGTGTTCACGTCGTCGCGGCTGTACCCGAAGGTCATCTGCGTCAGGTCGTTGGTCCCGAAGCTGAAGAAGTCCGCTTCCTGCGCGACTTCGTCGGCGGTCAGCGCGGCACGGGGAATTTCGATCATCGTGCCGATGGTGATGTCGAGCTTACCCGTGTACTTCCTGGCCTTCTTGATGTCGGCGATGACCTTCTCGGTCAGCTCGCGCAGCACGGCCAGCTCGCGCTTCGTGCCCACGAGCGGGATCATGATTTCCGGAATCGCCTTGATCTTCTTCTTGAGGCAGTTGATCGCCGCTTCGGTGATCGCCGTCACCTGCATCTCGAGAATCTCGGGATACGTCACGGACAGACGACATCCGCGATGACCGAGCATCGGGTTCGCCTCGTGCAGCGCCGCGACGCGACGCTTGACCGCGTCGCTCTTGACACCCAGCGCCTTGGCGACTTCCTTCTGACCCTTCTCATCGTGCGGCACGAACTCGTGCAGCGGCGGATCGAGCAGGCGCACCGTCACCGGCAGCCCGTTCATCGCCTTGAAGATCCCTTCAAAGTCGCTCCGCTGGAACGGCAGCAGCTTCGCCAGCGCCTTGCGGCGGGCCGGTTCGCTTTCCGCGAGAATCATCTCGCGCATCGCGATGATGCGCTCGCCTTCGAAGAACATGTGCTCCGTGCGGCAGAGGCCGATGCCCTGTGCCCCGAATTCGCGGGCGCGCTTGGCGTCGGCGGGGGTGTCGGCGTTGGTGCGGATGTCGATCTTGCGATACTTGTCCGCCCAGCCCATGACCGTCGCGAACGTGCCCGAAAGCTTGGGCTCCATGCGGGCGATCGTCCCGGCCAT comes from the Planctomycetota bacterium genome and includes:
- a CDS encoding AAA family ATPase, with amino-acid sequence MQRIVEQINARLAALAQPRLMIGLTGPPGSGKSTFAHQLAHPLGGLVLSLDGFHFRNDQLDARGLRPRKGSPPTFDVARFVMTLQALRKADQLVLAPVYSRVLHDPIPEAMHIQPEHRLIIVEGNYLLLDEGPWARVHPLLDEVWYLDTPLDVCMKRVHARHVLGGSTKAQADAKIEANDKPNAALIHATRPRADRIIELD
- a CDS encoding AAA family ATPase, which produces MDQLHCTAADRRQTRVGDTSVTPASSDAAPDNERKVFVLDTNVLLHNPESLFMFADNEVVIPFVVIEELDAFKKQNDDVGRNARQVIRHLDSLRRKGKLSDGVRWNGHGGTVKIDFAVNDPPAALRNPTPDNRIISVAYQHMKRGDRTVFISKDINARIKSDALGIPTMDFEAQKVDADRLYTGYVTLNVDTALINQLYEEKQIPLSDIEPYLPRPEADPDAEQHAPAGKPQPIKLQANQFAMLHDNLDPSHTGLGRRLGETNHLIPVTAPRKSVFGIFARNVQQTMALDLLLDDEIRLVTLLGTAGSGKTLLALAAGLAKALNEQRYDRVLVARPIMPMGRDIGYLPGDVEDKLTAWMQPIFDNLTYLLSTRGAGSQHAESKTPEQRIKALIDSGQIVLEPLTYIRGRSIPNQFMIVDEAQNLTPHEVKTIASRVGEGTKLILTGDVRQIDNPYLDGSSNGLSYLVEAMKGVGIVGHVMLAKSERSELASLIADRL